In Aristaeella hokkaidonensis, the following are encoded in one genomic region:
- a CDS encoding 4Fe-4S binding protein, with protein sequence MDKKNVWQAFRPSKRRLVQLYAALLHNAYLRGFIEGKIYEGKAKALCVPGLNCYSCPGAAGACPLGSIQNALAATGHRAGWYVLGMIMLFGVVLGRTICGWLCPMGLIQELLHKIPVPKIRKSKVTRALSWLKYGILAVFVIAVPLYFGLAKDLPLPAFCKYICPAGTLEGAGGHLVNPANASMYEMLGLIFTRKWVIMLALGLACVFCYRSFCRFLCPLGAIYGLFNRFSIVGVKTDADRCNGCGACVRHCEMDVKHVGDHECIQCGKCIDVCSQGAISLKAGKITLKGPETGAEKKPAKSRKTLFRAIAIAVLCLVLVWFNFLDPSIRQKESTPAESTAAVGYEVGEQLADFTLACYDGSEFHLADTRGKVVFINRWATWCTPCIAELPYFNDLYEAHRDDIAMIVIHPEMTVEDPAEYLAQFGYSMPCATDEAGDPVKEIVGGTATLPQTIVLNRRGEVICNSVSSVTPEKLEALYQEAAK encoded by the coding sequence TTGGATAAGAAAAATGTATGGCAGGCCTTCCGTCCGTCAAAGCGAAGGCTTGTCCAGCTGTACGCAGCGCTTTTGCATAACGCGTACCTCAGGGGATTTATTGAAGGGAAGATTTATGAAGGAAAGGCCAAGGCACTGTGCGTGCCCGGCCTGAACTGCTATTCCTGTCCCGGTGCGGCAGGCGCCTGCCCGCTGGGATCCATCCAGAACGCGCTGGCCGCTACGGGTCACCGGGCAGGCTGGTATGTGCTGGGGATGATCATGCTCTTCGGCGTGGTGCTGGGTCGCACGATCTGCGGCTGGCTGTGCCCCATGGGCCTGATCCAGGAACTGCTCCATAAGATTCCGGTGCCGAAAATCCGTAAAAGCAAGGTTACCAGGGCACTGTCCTGGCTGAAATACGGGATCCTGGCGGTGTTTGTAATTGCTGTTCCCCTGTACTTCGGCCTGGCCAAAGACCTGCCGCTTCCGGCCTTCTGCAAGTATATCTGCCCGGCCGGTACCCTGGAGGGCGCAGGCGGCCACCTGGTGAATCCCGCCAACGCGTCCATGTATGAGATGCTGGGTCTGATCTTCACCCGCAAGTGGGTGATTATGTTGGCCCTCGGCCTGGCCTGCGTGTTCTGCTACCGCAGCTTCTGCCGCTTCCTCTGTCCCCTCGGGGCGATCTATGGGCTGTTCAACCGCTTCAGTATCGTCGGGGTGAAAACGGACGCGGATCGCTGCAACGGCTGCGGCGCCTGTGTGCGCCACTGTGAGATGGACGTGAAGCACGTGGGTGACCACGAGTGCATCCAGTGCGGAAAGTGCATCGACGTCTGCAGCCAGGGAGCCATCTCCCTGAAGGCAGGAAAGATCACGCTTAAGGGACCGGAAACCGGCGCGGAAAAGAAACCCGCGAAGAGCCGGAAGACCCTCTTCCGGGCCATCGCCATCGCGGTGCTGTGCCTGGTGCTGGTGTGGTTCAACTTCCTGGATCCCTCTATCCGGCAGAAAGAAAGCACCCCGGCGGAAAGTACCGCAGCCGTGGGATACGAGGTCGGCGAACAGCTGGCGGACTTTACCCTGGCATGCTACGACGGCAGCGAGTTCCATCTGGCGGACACCCGGGGCAAGGTGGTATTCATCAACCGCTGGGCCACCTGGTGCACGCCGTGTATTGCGGAGCTTCCCTATTTCAACGACCTGTATGAAGCCCACCGGGACGATATCGCCATGATTGTGATCCACCCGGAAATGACTGTGGAGGATCCGGCGGAATACCTGGCGCAGTTCGGCTATTCCATGCCCTGCGCGACGGACGAAGCAGGCGATCCCGTGAAGGAAATCGTGGGCGGAACAGCTACCCTGCCCCAGACGATCGTATTAAACCGGCGGGGAGAGGTCATCTGCAACAGCGTCAGCTCCGTGACGCCGGAGAAGCTGGAAGCCCTCTACCAGGAAGCGGCGAAATAA
- a CDS encoding CD1871A family CXXC motif-containing protein has product MCCILLPVVLASVAYAIYVDGAARRMENPLESIYTAEKAGQVLIAALPLFLVLVCLLVACIVTGVKPKTGGTAKNAVRIKPQAEPKHVNILRAVVLIAAVLLIIAGIVNGGALDVLVKAINICTECVGLG; this is encoded by the coding sequence GTGTGCTGTATCCTGCTGCCGGTGGTTCTGGCCTCGGTGGCATACGCCATTTATGTGGACGGAGCAGCGCGCAGGATGGAAAACCCACTGGAAAGCATTTATACAGCGGAAAAGGCCGGACAGGTACTGATCGCAGCGTTACCGCTGTTCCTGGTGCTTGTGTGTTTACTGGTTGCTTGCATTGTAACCGGTGTAAAGCCGAAAACCGGTGGAACGGCAAAGAACGCTGTCCGGATAAAGCCGCAGGCGGAACCGAAGCATGTGAATATCCTCCGGGCAGTCGTTCTGATCGCGGCTGTGCTGCTGATCATCGCGGGAATCGTGAACGGAGGAGCCCTGGACGTGCTGGTAAAAGCCATCAATATCTGTACGGAGTGTGTGGGTCTTGGATAA
- a CDS encoding GAF domain-containing protein has product MTDYKLLVGQAKEMLEAEPWYASSFSNISALIMTMMENLNWAGFYLMRNGKLTVGPFQGKPACIHIAPGRGVCGTAAAKDETTVVPDVHEFPGHIACDGASESEIVIPIHGDGEVKAVLDIDSPVKNRFSPEDREGLEALVKTIEERVSWT; this is encoded by the coding sequence ATGACGGATTATAAACTGCTGGTTGGTCAGGCGAAGGAAATGCTGGAGGCGGAACCCTGGTACGCGTCCTCGTTCAGCAATATCTCCGCGTTGATCATGACCATGATGGAGAACCTGAACTGGGCCGGATTTTACCTGATGAGGAACGGAAAGCTGACGGTGGGTCCGTTCCAGGGGAAGCCGGCATGCATTCATATCGCGCCCGGCAGGGGCGTGTGCGGCACGGCTGCCGCGAAGGATGAGACCACTGTGGTGCCGGACGTGCATGAATTCCCGGGACACATTGCCTGCGACGGAGCGTCTGAATCGGAGATCGTGATCCCGATTCACGGAGACGGTGAAGTGAAGGCGGTACTGGATATAGACAGCCCGGTGAAGAATCGGTTCAGCCCGGAAGACCGGGAGGGACTGGAAGCACTGGTGAAGACAATTGAGGAGCGGGTGAGCTGGACATGA
- a CDS encoding MATE family efflux transporter yields MARTMTKDLTEGRPLKLVLSFAAPLLFGMLFQQFYSFVDTAIVGRYLGAEKLAAVGATGSVNFLVIGLCLGFCSGFAIPIAQAFGAKNEHEVRRCVWHSAVLCTGLSLLFGLAATLLCKPLLRLMNTPEEILDSSASYIRIIFAAIPCCVLYNMASGILRSLGDSKTPVVFLVLASLVNIVLDLVLIIYAGMDVAGAAVATAVSQLISGIGCLLVILRRFPILKLTKEDRRFSVRRGRSMLGIGLPMGLQFSITAIGSVMVQWSVNGLGVNSVAAVSAAFKLSMFFCCVFDALASTMATFAGQNIGARKVDRVRQGMRAASAVGLIYCGLAFGIVLLFGDELLGLFIDSGENAEVMGLAFRFLKINAAFYIPLLYVNILRLCIQGMGYTRVAMFAGLAEMLARTVVALFLVPAAGFVGACFANPAAWVMADLFLFPCYFKLVKSLHGRLMPTLEADKQEKGKVIALKSA; encoded by the coding sequence ATGGCACGTACCATGACAAAAGATCTTACGGAAGGGAGACCGCTGAAGCTGGTCCTTTCCTTTGCAGCCCCGCTGCTGTTCGGAATGTTGTTCCAGCAGTTCTACAGCTTTGTGGATACGGCGATTGTGGGTCGGTATCTCGGGGCAGAGAAACTGGCGGCGGTCGGTGCCACCGGTTCGGTGAACTTCCTGGTGATCGGCCTGTGCCTGGGCTTCTGCTCGGGTTTCGCCATTCCGATCGCGCAGGCCTTCGGAGCGAAGAACGAGCATGAGGTACGCCGGTGCGTATGGCATTCGGCCGTGTTGTGCACGGGACTGAGCCTGCTGTTCGGCCTGGCAGCCACGCTGCTGTGCAAACCGCTGCTGCGGCTGATGAACACCCCGGAGGAAATCCTGGATTCATCCGCTTCCTATATCCGGATCATTTTCGCGGCGATTCCCTGCTGCGTGCTGTATAACATGGCCAGCGGCATTCTCCGTTCCCTGGGGGACAGCAAGACGCCGGTGGTATTCCTGGTGCTGGCTTCCCTGGTGAACATCGTGCTGGACCTGGTGCTGATTATTTACGCCGGCATGGACGTGGCGGGCGCAGCCGTGGCTACGGCTGTCAGCCAGCTGATTTCCGGCATCGGCTGCCTGCTGGTGATCCTCAGGCGGTTCCCGATCCTGAAGCTGACGAAGGAAGACCGGCGGTTTTCCGTGCGGCGGGGACGCTCCATGCTGGGCATCGGCCTGCCCATGGGCCTGCAGTTTTCCATCACCGCTATCGGTTCCGTGATGGTGCAGTGGTCCGTGAACGGCCTGGGTGTGAACTCCGTGGCGGCTGTGAGCGCGGCCTTCAAGCTGAGTATGTTCTTCTGCTGTGTGTTTGACGCCCTGGCTTCCACCATGGCGACCTTCGCCGGGCAGAACATCGGCGCCAGGAAGGTGGACCGGGTCCGGCAGGGCATGCGGGCGGCTTCCGCGGTGGGTCTGATCTACTGTGGCCTGGCTTTCGGTATTGTGCTGCTGTTTGGCGACGAGCTGCTGGGCCTGTTCATTGACAGCGGCGAGAATGCCGAGGTTATGGGGCTGGCTTTCCGTTTCCTGAAGATCAACGCGGCGTTCTATATTCCGCTGCTGTATGTGAACATCCTGCGGCTGTGCATCCAGGGCATGGGTTATACCCGGGTGGCCATGTTCGCGGGCCTGGCGGAGATGCTGGCGAGAACCGTAGTGGCATTGTTCCTGGTGCCGGCAGCCGGGTTTGTGGGCGCCTGCTTTGCGAACCCCGCGGCCTGGGTGATGGCGGACCTGTTCCTGTTCCCCTGCTATTTCAAGCTGGTGAAGTCGCTGCATGGCAGGCTGATGCCGACGCTGGAAGCAGATAAACAGGAAAAGGGAAAGGTGATCGCGCTTAAAAGCGCGTGA
- a CDS encoding RNA polymerase sigma factor → MGVIQAPDQAQIDRLDRIVQQYEKDLLRLCCLYLRDWNAAEDVVQETFLKAFRHLDSFREESSEKTWLITIALNGCRDYRRSAWFRYIDSRVSLNDLPASSEPPDSEHVELTLAIMKLKPKYMEAVLLYFYEGYSMKEIGEMLKITEAAVSDRIRKAKQKLRQELEGGRE, encoded by the coding sequence GTGGGAGTGATTCAGGCGCCGGATCAAGCCCAGATTGACCGGCTGGACCGGATAGTCCAGCAATATGAAAAAGACCTGCTGCGTCTCTGCTGTCTGTATCTGAGAGACTGGAACGCGGCGGAGGACGTTGTGCAGGAAACCTTTCTGAAGGCATTCCGCCATCTGGACTCCTTCCGGGAAGAAAGCAGCGAGAAAACCTGGCTGATCACAATCGCGCTGAACGGTTGCAGGGACTACAGGCGGAGCGCCTGGTTCCGGTATATAGATTCCCGGGTATCCCTGAATGATCTGCCTGCGTCCTCAGAGCCGCCGGACAGCGAGCATGTGGAACTGACGCTGGCGATCATGAAACTGAAACCCAAATATATGGAAGCTGTTCTGCTGTATTTCTATGAAGGATACTCCATGAAGGAGATCGGGGAAATGCTGAAAATCACGGAGGCTGCCGTTTCAGACAGAATCCGGAAGGCAAAACAGAAACTGAGGCAGGAACTCGAAGGGGGGCGGGAATGA
- a CDS encoding DUF2247 family protein, giving the protein MLWTEDGDCRMMHVKTFAGFAPAFSELKPYKQSWTWQELRWGWQYEIVTLSDMLSYAMEAANEDNPLLDLVIDLITEDRYSEKLEEKVEALCRAEDPESDDRMVFVWSYVLLAWIYHTEREEEQLKNKTQHVYCAFGHWDYMSVLIGWMPPIPGEVYSRPWSVRAQLRNYLIKHEPELNQPETNGDVCGIMPPDADLRETKKTGLGDRNMKKSFLAIDPVYREQMEHYTLKDMAAALIYYALFMAAYFWMGREQARTGRYLIEAGNLILALIPVLLCVKHLSHVGITLRNLKPSLLMGAAIGLVFLAAWTIIPGIVSGAKLLPAGEILYNVFQYFIIIGLCEEIAFRGFIQPRLFPALKKEWLTILVGGILFVLMHMPFQMARRGMGFAEYWPTFIANAPMQFVWHLVCTWLYRRYGNIFGCALLHGLVDLSMGIFG; this is encoded by the coding sequence ATGCTTTGGACTGAGGACGGTGATTGCCGGATGATGCATGTGAAAACATTTGCCGGTTTTGCTCCGGCATTTTCTGAATTAAAACCGTATAAACAGTCCTGGACGTGGCAGGAACTGCGTTGGGGCTGGCAATATGAAATTGTAACGTTATCGGATATGCTGTCCTATGCGATGGAAGCGGCGAATGAGGACAATCCGTTGCTGGATCTTGTGATCGACCTGATTACGGAAGATCGTTACAGTGAGAAACTGGAAGAGAAAGTGGAAGCCCTGTGCCGGGCGGAAGATCCTGAATCGGATGACAGAATGGTGTTTGTGTGGAGCTATGTCCTGCTTGCGTGGATTTATCATACAGAGCGGGAAGAGGAACAGCTCAAGAACAAAACACAACATGTGTACTGCGCCTTTGGCCATTGGGATTATATGAGTGTACTGATCGGCTGGATGCCGCCGATACCGGGCGAGGTGTATTCAAGGCCCTGGAGCGTCCGGGCCCAGCTGCGGAACTATCTGATAAAGCATGAACCTGAATTGAATCAGCCAGAAACCAACGGTGATGTTTGTGGTATAATGCCTCCTGATGCTGATCTCAGAGAGACGAAAAAAACAGGATTGGGAGACAGGAATATGAAGAAGAGTTTTCTGGCAATTGATCCGGTATACCGCGAACAGATGGAGCACTATACCCTGAAAGATATGGCAGCGGCGCTGATTTACTATGCGCTGTTTATGGCGGCATATTTCTGGATGGGCCGGGAGCAGGCCCGGACAGGACGTTACCTGATCGAGGCCGGCAACCTGATTCTTGCCCTGATACCGGTGCTGCTGTGTGTGAAACACCTGTCCCATGTGGGCATTACCCTGCGCAACCTGAAACCGTCCCTGCTTATGGGAGCGGCGATCGGACTGGTGTTCCTGGCAGCCTGGACAATTATTCCCGGGATTGTTTCCGGGGCGAAGCTGCTGCCGGCAGGTGAGATTCTGTACAATGTGTTCCAGTATTTCATTATTATCGGCCTGTGCGAGGAGATTGCCTTCCGCGGGTTTATCCAGCCCCGGCTGTTCCCGGCCCTGAAGAAGGAATGGCTGACGATCCTGGTTGGCGGCATCCTGTTTGTGCTGATGCATATGCCCTTCCAGATGGCCAGGCGGGGTATGGGATTTGCGGAATACTGGCCCACCTTTATCGCGAACGCGCCTATGCAGTTTGTCTGGCATCTGGTCTGCACCTGGCTGTATCGCCGGTACGGGAATATCTTCGGCTGTGCGTTGCTGCACGGCCTGGTGGATCTTTCCATGGGGATTTTTGGTTGA